In a single window of the Alphaproteobacteria bacterium genome:
- a CDS encoding peptidoglycan DD-metalloendopeptidase family protein, which yields MRSIPKQYLTYAFVAFSAAVGLFCINKTLSNITAPHNAEFIEQAESNGSSYVATSFQKTLVDQSSSAKKASKGDKSILQEIETFLDGDTLSDVLKRHNIPDTQISEVSQLLKSKKIPVNHLRPGEEIELNYTNDEDETVLKRLSIPQGHTSTIHVVDNGTGKYDVMVEKKKVNRVVELKIANIEGNLYTTGKKHNIPSEIIQSLAQKFSHQFDFRRDVKAGDQLKVLYEESHDNYGKRVKTGPFIYAAFEVKGKTYELFKYDFPDGHTDYFDRQGNSYKRSFLVQPVKNARISSQYGYRVHPIHHSRMLHKGIDYAAPKGTPIVAAADGVIKEAKRKNGFGRYIRIAHNATYSTAYGHMSGFGKNVKEGMRVRQGDVIGYVGSDGHATGNHLHYEVLVNNVQVNPKAVNLPTGEKLDKKNLQILQAKIHDLSKNYSQIKTLTPKTTLLPKAKVQAAAK from the coding sequence GTGAGAAGTATACCTAAACAATATCTAACCTATGCATTTGTTGCTTTTTCTGCTGCTGTTGGCTTGTTTTGTATAAACAAAACCCTTTCAAATATCACAGCACCCCATAATGCTGAGTTCATTGAGCAAGCGGAATCAAATGGTTCCTCATATGTTGCAACCTCATTCCAAAAGACCCTGGTCGATCAATCATCCTCTGCTAAAAAGGCATCAAAGGGTGACAAATCTATTCTTCAAGAGATCGAAACCTTTCTCGATGGCGACACACTTTCTGACGTTTTAAAGCGTCATAACATCCCAGACACTCAAATTTCAGAAGTTAGCCAACTCTTAAAATCAAAGAAAATCCCAGTGAACCATCTAAGGCCTGGTGAAGAAATTGAGCTAAACTACACCAATGACGAAGATGAAACTGTTCTGAAAAGACTGTCTATCCCGCAAGGACATACATCAACAATCCATGTTGTTGATAACGGGACAGGCAAGTATGATGTTATGGTTGAAAAGAAAAAGGTGAACCGCGTTGTTGAATTGAAGATTGCAAACATTGAGGGCAATCTCTACACAACAGGTAAAAAACACAATATCCCATCTGAGATTATTCAGTCACTTGCACAGAAATTTTCCCATCAATTTGATTTTAGAAGAGATGTAAAGGCTGGCGATCAGCTCAAAGTTTTGTACGAAGAATCGCATGACAATTATGGCAAACGTGTCAAAACAGGTCCATTTATCTATGCTGCTTTTGAAGTCAAAGGCAAAACGTATGAGCTTTTCAAATATGACTTCCCGGATGGACATACAGACTACTTCGATCGTCAAGGCAATAGCTACAAAAGATCTTTCTTGGTCCAGCCTGTGAAAAATGCACGCATTTCATCTCAATATGGATACAGAGTACACCCAATTCATCACTCTCGCATGCTTCATAAAGGGATTGACTACGCAGCCCCTAAAGGAACACCAATTGTTGCTGCAGCTGATGGTGTCATCAAAGAAGCAAAACGCAAAAATGGGTTTGGTCGTTATATCCGCATTGCACACAATGCAACCTATTCGACTGCTTATGGGCACATGAGTGGCTTCGGAAAAAACGTTAAGGAAGGCATGAGAGTACGCCAGGGTGATGTTATTGGTTATGTTGGTTCAGATGGCCATGCAACCGGTAATCATTTACACTATGAAGTCCTTGTCAACAATGTTCAAGTGAATCCGAAAGCTGTCAACCTGCCAACAGGTGAAAAGCTCGACAAGAAAAACCTTCAAATTCTTCAAGCTAAGATTCATGATCTTTCTAAAAACTACAGCCAGATTAAAACGCTGACGCCTAAAACAACACTATTGCCAAAAGCAAAGGTACAAGCAGCAGCAAAGTAA